One Centropristis striata isolate RG_2023a ecotype Rhode Island chromosome 22, C.striata_1.0, whole genome shotgun sequence genomic window carries:
- the LOC131960676 gene encoding NLR family CARD domain-containing protein 3-like, with protein sequence MDQCEDREEGDPPSETTLCGEHDSQTKAQRIQQESPEPEPSCLSMKSDRSMGRPIAFKSDRSMGRPIAFKVGQPGSGPEPSCLSMKSDRSMGRPIAFKVGQPGSGPEPSCLSMKSDRSMGRPIAFKVGQAADGRVQQESSEVLSGQSAPQHQTDLHSIFMLLEENIVTFVKNELNKIQKVLSPDYPECLESQREDDEVLVDEEQRRRSREEFLKITLHFLRRMKQEELADCLQSRTHAPVCRRNLKSNLKKKFQCVFEGISKAGNPTLLNQIYTELYITEGGTAEVNDEHEIRQIETASRKPDIPETTIRQEDIFKASPGREEPIRTVLTKGVAGIGKTVLTQKFTLDWAEDKTNQDIDFTFPFTFRELNVLKEKKFSLVELVHHFFTETKEAGICRFEEFHVVLIFDGLDECRLPLDFHNTEILTDVTESTSVDVLLTNLIRGKLLPSARLWITTRPAAANQIPADCVGMVTEVRGFTDPQKEEYFRKRFREEEQAGRIISHIKTSRSIHIMCHIPVFCWISATVLDLLKTREGGELPKTLTEMYIHFLVVQSKVKNIKYDGGAETDPQWSPENRKMIESLGKLAFDQLQKGNLIFYDSDLTECGIDIRAASVYSGVFTQVFREERGLYQDRVFCFVHLSVQEFLAALHVHLTFIKSGVNLMAAEQSTSRLLILLGNKPDLKNLYQSAVDKALQSPNGHLDLFLRFLLGLSLQTNQSLLRGLLTQTGSSSQTNQETVEYIKKKISEDLSAERSINLFHCLNELNDCSLVEEIQQSLRSGRLSTDELSPAQWSALVFILLSSGTDLDVFDLKKYSASEEALLRLLPVVKASTKALLSGCNLSERSYEALSLVLSSQSSSLRDLDLSNNNLQDSGVEHFSAGLKSPHCRLETLSLSGCMISEEGCASLASALRSNPSHLRELDLSYNHPGDSGEKLLTVGLKDPHWRLETLRVDHGGLQRLRPGLRKYVCELELDTNTVNRRLKLSDNNRKVTCVEEDQLYPRHPDRFDFWSQLLCRTGLTGRCYWEVEWRGGVDISVSYRGISKRGNNEDCEFGGNDQSWSLTCSDGCYSVFHNKKRTVLSSSSSSSSSSFSSSSSSGRVAVYVDCPAGSLSFYRVSSDTLIHLHTFNTTFTQPLYPGFGLGFYGSSVSLCPLQV encoded by the exons ATGGATCAgtgtgaggacagagaggagggagaccCTCCCTCTGAAACCACTCTGTGTGGGGAACATGACAGCCAGACCAAAGCTCAGAG aATTCAGCAGGAGAGTCCTGAACCTGAACCCAGCTGtctgtccatgaagagtgaccggtcCATGGGTCGCCCTATTGCCTTTAAA agtgaccggtcCATGGGTCGCCCTATTGCCTTTAAAGTTGGACAACCTGGATCTggacctgaacccagctgtctgtccatgaagagtgaccggtcCATGGGTCGCCCTATTGCCTTTAAAGTTGGACAACCTGGATCTggacctgaacccagctgtctgtccatgaagagtgaccgaTCCATGGGTCGCCCTATTGCCTTTAAAGTTGGACAAGCTGCTGATGGAAG AGTTCAGCAGGAGAGCTCAGAGGTCCTCAGTGGTCAGTCTGCCCCACAGCATCAAACAGATCTGCACTCCATATTTATG ctgctggaggagaacatCGTCACTTTTGTGAAAAACGAGCTGAACAAGATCCAGAAGGTTCTGAGTCCAGATTACCCAGAATGCTTAGAGAGTCAGAGGGAAGATGATGAGGTGTTGGTGgatgaggagcagaggaggagaagcagagagGAGTTTCTGAAGATCACACTTCACTTCCTGAGAAGAatgaagcaggaggagctggctgACTGTCTGCAGAGCA GAACCCATGCTCCAGTGTGCCGACGTAATCTGAAGTCTAACCTGAAGAAGaagttccagtgtgtgtttgaggggatctctaaagcaggaaacccaacccttctgaatcagatctacacagagctctacatcacagagggagggactgcagaggtcaatgatgaacatgagatcagacagattgaaacagcatccaggaaaccagacataccagaaacaacaatcagacaagaagacatctttaaagcctcaCCTGGAAGAGAAgaaccaatcagaacagtgctgacaaagggagtggctggcattgggaaaacagtcttaacacagaagttcactctggactgggctgaagacaaaaccaaccaggacatcgacttcacatttccattcactttcagagagctgaacgtgctgaaagagaaaaagttcagcttggtggaacttgttcatcacttctttactgaaaccaaagaagcaggaatctgcaggtttgaagaGTTCCACGTTGTGTTGATCTTTGACGGTCTGGATGAGTGTCGACTTCCTTtggacttccacaacactgagatcctgactgatgtcacagagtccacctcagtggatgtgctgctgacaaacctcatcagggggaaactgcttccctctgctcgcctctggataaccacgcgacctgcagcagccaatcagatccctgctgactgtgttggcatggtgacagaggtcagagggttcactgacccacagaaggaggagtacttcaggaagagattcagagaAGAGGAGCAGGCCGGCAGGATCATCTCCCACATCAAGACATCACGAAGCAtccacatcatgtgccacatcccagtcttctgctggatctctgctacAGTGCTGGATCTGTTGAaaaccagagagggaggagagctgcccaagaccctgactgaaatgtacatccacttcctggtgGTTCAGTCCAAAGTGAAGAACATAAAGTATGATGGAGGAGCTGAGACAGATCCACAGTGGAGTCCAGAGAACAGGAAGATGATTGAgtctctgggaaaactggcttttgaccagctgcagaaaggaaacctgatctTCTATGACTCCGACCTGACAGAGTGTGGCATCGATATCAGAGCAGCctcagtgtactcaggagtgttcacacaggtctttagagaggagagaggactgtaccaggacagggttttctgcttcgtccatctgagtgttcaggagtttctggctgctcttcatgtccatctgaCCTTCATCAAGTCTGGAGTCAATCTGATGGCAGCAGAACAATCAACCTCCAGGCTGTTGATTCTTCTTGGAAACaaacctgatttaaaaaatctctaccagagtgctgtggacaaggccttacagagtccaaatggacacctggacttgttccttcgcttcctcctgggtctttctcTGCAGACCAATCAGTCTCTCCTCAGAGGCCTGCTGACCcagacaggaagtagctcaCAGACCAATCAGGAAACAGTCGAAtacatcaagaagaagatcAGTGAGGATCtttctgcagagagaagcatcaacctgttccactgtctgaatgaatTGAATGATTGTTCTCTAGTGGAGGAGATCCAACAGTCCCTGAGATCAGGACGTCTCTCCACAGATGAactgtctcctgctcagtggtcagctctggtcttcatcTTACTATCATCAGGAACAGATCTGGAcgtgtttgacctgaagaaatactctgcttcagaggaggctcttctgaggctgctgccagtggtcaAAGCCTCCACCAAAGCTCT GCTGAGTGGCTGTAACCTCTCAGAGAGAAGCTATGAAGCTCTGTCCTtagtcctcagctcccagtcctctagtctgagagacctggacctgagtaacaacaacctgcaggattcaggagtggaACACTTTTCTGCTGGACTGAagagtccacactgcagactggaaactctcag tctgtCAGGCTGTATGATCTCGGAGGaaggctgtgcttctctggcctcagctctgagatccaacccctcccatctgagagagctggacctgagctacaATCATCCCGGAGACTCAGGAGAGAAGCTCCTGACTGTTGGACTGAAGGATCCACACTGGAGACTGGAgactctcag GGTGGACCATGGTGGACTGCAGAGACTGAGACCTGGTCTGaggaagt atgtctgtgaactggaactggacacaaacacagtaaacagaagactcaaactgtctgacaacaacaggaaggtgacaTGTGTGGAGGAGGATCAGTTATATCCTCGTCATCCAGACAGATTTGACTTCTGGTCTCAGCTGCTGTGTAGaactggtctgactggtcgctgttactgggaggtcgagtggagaggaggagttgATATATcagtgagttacagaggaatCAGCAAGAGAGGAAACAATGAAGACTGTGAGTTTGGAGGGAATGATCAGTCCTGGAGTCTGACCTGCTCTGATGGTTGTTACTCTGTCTTCCATAATAAGAAAAGAAcagtcctctcctcctcctcctcctcctcctcctcctccttctcctcctcctcctcctccggtagagtagcagtgtatgtggactgtcctgctggctctctgtccttctacagagtctcctctgacacactgatccacctccacaccttcaacaccacattcactcAACCTCTTTATCCTGGGTTTGGATTGGGGTTCTATGgctcctcagtgtctctgtgtcctctgcagGTCTGA
- the LOC131960751 gene encoding protein NLRC3-like, whose protein sequence is MDQCEDREEMQHQRPEPEPGPEPSSVSMKSDRSMGFPENFKVGQPGSGPEPSCVSMKSDRSMGFPDNFRVGQPGSGPEPSNVSMKSDRSMGFPDNFRVGQPGSGPEPSSVSMKSDWSMGFPDNFKVGQAADGRVQQESSEGLSGQSDPQHQTDLDSIFMLLEENIVTFVKNELKKIQKVLSPDYQECLESQWEYKGQRRSSREEFLNITLNFLRGMKQEELADCLKNRTHASVFRRNLKSNLKKKFQCVFEGISKAGNPTLLNQIYTELYITEGGTAEVNDEHEVRQIETASRKPDRPETTIRQEDIFKASPGREEPIRTVLTKGVAGIGKTVLTQKFTLDWAEDKTNQDIHFTFPFTFRELNVLKEKKFSLVELVHYFFPETKEAGICRFEEFHVVFIFDGLDECRLPLDLHNTEILTDVTESTSVDVLLTNLIRGNLLPSARLWITTRPAAANQIPADCVDMVTEVRGFTDPQKEEYFRKRFREEEKASRIISHIKTSRSLHIMCHIPVFCWISATVLDLLKTREGGELPKTLTEMYIHFLVVQSKVKNIKYDGGAETDPQWSPESRKMIESLGKLAFDQLQKGNLIFYDSDLMECGIDIRAASVYSGVFTEVFREERGLYQDRVFCFVHLSVQEFLAALHVHLIFIKSGVNLMTGEQSTSRLLIFLGNKPDFKNLYQSAVDKALQSPNGHLDLFLRFLLGLSLQTNQTLLTDLLTQTGSSSQTNQETVEYIKKKISEGLSPERSINLFHCLNELNDRSLVEEIQQSLRSGRLSTDTLSPAQWSALVFILLSSETDLDVFDLKKYFASEEALLRLLPVVKASNKALLSGCNLSERSCEALSSVLSSQSSSLRDLDLSNNNLQDSGVEHFSAGLKSPHCRLETLSLSGCMISERSCEALSSVLSSQSSSLRDLDLNKNDLQDSGVKCFCAGLKSPHCRLETLSLSDCMISERSCEALSSVLSSQSCSLRDLDLSNNDLQNSGVKRFSAGLKSPHCRLETLSLSYCMISEEGCISLASALTSNPSHLRELDLSYNHPGDSGEKLLTAGLKDPHWRLETLRLDHGGLQRLRPGLRKYVCELELDTNTVNRRLKLSDNNRKVTYVEEDQSYPDHPDRFDSCLQLLCRTALTGRCYWEVEWRGRVHISVSYRGISRRGNSTDCWFGRNDQSWSLSCSGGHYSVWHNNRSTELYSSSSSSGRLAVYVDCPAGSLSFYRVSSDTLLLLHTFNTTFTQPLYPGFGFWYPGSSVSLCPLQV, encoded by the exons ATGGATCAgtgtgaggacagagaggagatgcAGCACCAGAGACCTGAACCAGAACCTGGACCTGAACCCAGCagtgtgtccatgaagagtgaccggtcTATGGGTTTTCCTGAGAACTTTAAAGTTGGACAGCCTGGATCTggacctgaacccagctgtgtgtccatgaagagtgaccggtcTATGGGTTTTCCTGATAACTTTAGAGTTGGACAGCCTGGATCTGGACCTGAACCCAGCaatgtgtccatgaagagtgaccggtcTATGGGTTTTCCTGATAACTTTAGAGTTGGACAGCCTGGATCTGGACCTGAACCCAGCagtgtgtccatgaagagtgactgGTCTATGGGTTTTCCTGATAACTTTAAAGTTGGACAAGCTGCTGATGGAAG AGTTCAACAGGAGAGCTCAGAGGGCCTCAGTGGTCAGTCTGACCCACAGCATCAAACAGATCTGGATTCCATATTTATG ctgctggaggagaacatCGTCACTTTTGTGAAAAATGAGCTGAAGAAGATCCAGAAGGTTCTGAGTCCAGATTACCAAGAATGCTTAGAGAGTCAGTGGGAGTATAaggggcagaggaggagcagcagagaggagtttCTGAATATCACACTTAACTTCCTGAGAGGAatgaagcaggaggagctggctgACTGTCTGAAGAACA GAACCCATGCTTCAGTGTTCCGACGTAATCTGAAGTCTAACCTGAAGAAGaagttccagtgtgtgtttgaggggatctctaaagcaggaaacccaacccttctgaatcagatctacacagagctctacatcacagagggagggactgcagaggtcaatgatgaacatgaggtcagacagattgaaacagcatccaggaaaccagacagaccagaaacaaccatcagacaagaagacatctttaaagcctcaCCTGGAAGAGAAgaaccaatcagaacagtgctgacaaagggagtggctggcattgggaaaacagtcttaacacagaagttcactctggactgggctgaagacaaaaccaaccaggacatccacttcacatttccattcactttcagagagctgaatgtgctgaaagagaaaaagttcagCTTGGTGGAACTTGTTCATTACTTCTTTCCTGAAACCAAAGAAgcaggaatctgcaggtttgaagaGTTCCACGTTGTGTTCATCTTTGACGGTCTGGATGAGTGTCGACTTCCTCTGGACCTCCACAACACTGAGatcctgactgatgtcacagagtccacctcagtggatgtgctactgacaaacctcatcagggggAATCTGCTTCCATCTGCtcgcctctggataaccacacgacctgcagcagccaatcagatccctgctgactgtgttgacatggtgacagaggtcagagggttcactgacccacagaaggaggagtacttcaggaagagattcagagaagaggagaaggccagcagaatcatctcccacatcaagacatcacgaagcctccacatcatgtgccacatcccagtcttctgctggatctctgctacagttctggatctgttgaaaaccagagagggaggagagctgcccaagaccctgactgagatgtacatccacttcctggtgGTTCAGTCCAAAGTGAAGAACATCAAGTATGATGGAGGAGCTGAGACAGATCCACAGTGGAGCCCAGAGAGCAGGAAGATGATTGAgtctctgggaaaactggcttttgatcagctgcagaaaggaaacctgatcttctatgactcagacctgaTGGAGTGTGGCATCGATATCAGAGCAGCctcagtgtactcaggagtgttcacagaggtctttagagaggagagaggactgtaccaggacagggtgttctgcttcgtccatctgagtgttcaggagtttctggctgctcttcatgtccatctgaTCTTCATCAAGTCTGGAGTCAATCTGATGACAGGAGAACAATCAACCTCGAGGCTGTTGATTTTTCTTGGAAACAAACCTGATTTCAAAAATCTCTACCAGAGTGCTGTGGACAAGGCCTTACAGAGTCCAAACGGacacctggacttgttcctccgcttcctcctgggtctttctcTGCAGACTAATCAGACTCTCCTCACAGAcctgctgacacagacaggaagtagctcaCAGACCAATCAGGAAACAGTCGAAtacatcaagaagaagatcAGTGAGGGTCTGTCTCcagagagaagcatcaacctgttccactgtctgaatgaactgaatgatcgtTCTCTAGTGGAGGAGATCCAACAGTCCCTGAGATCAGGACGTCTCTCCACAGATACactgtctcctgctcagtggtcagctctggtcttcatcttactgtcatcagaaacagatctggatgtgtttgacctgaagaaatactttgcttcagaggaggctcttctgaggctgctgccagtggtcaaagcctccaacaaagctct GCTGAGTGGCTGTAAcctctcagagagaagctgtgaagctctgtcctcagtcctcagctcccagtcctctagtctgagagacctggacctgagtaatAATAACCTTCAGGATTCTGGAGTGGAACATTTTTCTGCTGGACTGAagagtccacactgcagactggaaactctcag tctgtcaggctgtatgatctcagagagaagctgtgaagctctgtcctcagtcctcagctcccagtcctctagtctgagagacctggacctgaatAAGAACGACCTGCAGGACTCAGGAGTGAAGTGTTTTTGTGCTGGACTGAAGAGTCCACATTGCAGACTGGAAACTCTCAG tctgtCAGACTGTATGatctcagagagaagctgtgaagctctgtcctcagtcctcagctcccagtcctgtagtctgagagacctggacctgagtaacaacgacCTGCAGAATTCAGGAGTGAAGCGTTTTTCTGCTGGACTGAagagtccacactgcagactggaaaCTCTCAG tctgtCATACTGTATGATCTCAGAGGAAGGCTGTatttctctggcctcagctctgacctccaacccctcccatctgagagagctggacctgagctacaATCATCCAGGAGACTCAGGAGAGAAGCTTCTGACTGCTGGACTGAAGGATCCACACTGGAGACTGGAgactctcag GCTGGACCATGGTGGACTGCAGAGACTGAGACCTGGTCTGaggaagt ATGTCTGTGAACTGgaactggacacaaacacagtaaacagaagactcaaactgtctgacaacaacaggaaggtgacaTATGTGGAGGAGGATCAGTCATATCCTGATCATCCAGACAGATTTGACTCCTGTCTTCAGCTGCTGTGTAGAACTGCTCTGACtggtcgctgttactgggaggtcgagTGGAGAGGAAGAGTTCATATATcagtgagttacagaggaatCAGCAGGAGAGGAAACAGTACAGACTGTTGGTTTGGAAGGAATGATCAGTCCTGGAGTCTGAGCTGCTCTGGTGGTCATTACTCTGTCTGGCACAATAACAGAAGCACAGAGCtctattcctcctcctcctcctctggtagattagcagtgtatgtggactgtcctgctggctctctgtccttctacagagtctcctctgacac cctcctcctcctccacaccttcaacaccacattcactcAACCTCTTTATCCTGGGTTTGGGTTCTGGTATCCTggttcctcagtgtctctgtgtcctctgcagGTCTGA